The Streptomyces sp. NBC_00670 genome window below encodes:
- the nuoL gene encoding NADH-quinone oxidoreductase subunit L, with protein MENLIALLIAAPLLGAAVLLCGGRRLDAVGHWIGTVLAAASFVIGVLLFADMLGKAADHRAVTQHLFSWIPVAGFQADVTFRLDQLSMTFVLLITGVGSLIHLYSVGYMEHDERRRRFFGYLNLFLAAMLLLVLADNYLLLYVGWEGVGLASYLLIGFWQHKPSAATAAKKAFLVNRVGDMGLSIAIMLMFTTFGTFAFTPVLGGVDGASQGKLTAIALMLLLAACGKSAQVPLQSWLGDAMEGPTPVSALIHAATMVTAGVYLIVRSGALFNAAPDAQLVVTIVGAVTLLFGAIVGCAKDDIKKALAGSTMSQIGYMVLAAGLGPIGYAFAIMHLVTHGFFKAGLFLGAGSVMHGMNDEVNMRRYGGLRKYMPVTFVTFGLGYLAIIGFPGLSGFFSKDKIIEAAFAKGGTEGWILGGAALLGAALTAYYMTRVMLMTFFGEERWREKPTASPAEPDVEPAAEERGEHAEPHPHESPSVMTIPMIVLAFGSVFAGAFFGVGNRFLHWLEPVTGHEEGNSPVSAAAVTAATLVLLVVGAGIAYLQYGRRPVPATAPRGSLLTRAARRDLLQDDFNHVVLVRGGEHLTRSLVYVDHTLVDGVVNGSAASVGGLSGRLRRLQNGYARSYAVSMFGGAAVLIALTLLMRAV; from the coding sequence GTGGAGAACCTGATTGCGCTGCTGATCGCGGCGCCCCTGCTCGGAGCGGCCGTCCTGCTGTGCGGCGGCCGCCGCCTGGACGCCGTCGGCCACTGGATCGGCACGGTGCTGGCCGCCGCCTCGTTCGTGATCGGCGTGCTCCTCTTCGCCGACATGCTCGGCAAGGCGGCCGACCACCGTGCCGTCACCCAGCACCTGTTCAGCTGGATCCCGGTGGCCGGCTTCCAGGCCGACGTCACCTTCCGGCTCGACCAGCTCTCGATGACGTTCGTCCTGCTGATCACCGGCGTCGGCTCGCTCATCCACCTGTACTCGGTCGGGTACATGGAGCACGACGAGCGCAGGCGCCGCTTCTTCGGCTATCTGAACCTGTTCCTCGCGGCGATGCTGCTGCTGGTCCTCGCCGACAACTACCTGCTGCTGTACGTCGGCTGGGAGGGTGTGGGCCTCGCCTCCTACCTCCTGATCGGCTTCTGGCAGCACAAGCCCAGCGCGGCCACCGCGGCGAAGAAGGCCTTCCTGGTCAACCGGGTCGGCGACATGGGCCTTTCCATCGCCATCATGCTGATGTTCACCACCTTCGGGACCTTCGCCTTCACCCCGGTCCTCGGCGGCGTGGACGGGGCCTCTCAGGGCAAGCTCACCGCCATCGCGCTGATGCTGCTGCTCGCCGCCTGCGGCAAGTCCGCCCAGGTGCCGCTGCAGTCGTGGCTCGGCGACGCCATGGAGGGCCCCACCCCGGTCTCCGCGCTCATCCACGCGGCGACGATGGTGACCGCCGGCGTCTACCTGATCGTCCGCTCCGGGGCGCTCTTCAACGCCGCGCCCGACGCGCAGCTCGTCGTCACGATCGTCGGCGCGGTCACGCTCCTGTTCGGAGCGATCGTCGGTTGCGCGAAGGACGACATCAAGAAGGCGCTGGCCGGCTCGACGATGTCGCAGATCGGCTACATGGTGCTCGCCGCGGGTCTCGGCCCCATCGGCTACGCCTTCGCGATCATGCACCTGGTGACGCACGGCTTCTTCAAGGCCGGACTGTTCCTCGGCGCGGGTTCCGTCATGCACGGGATGAACGACGAGGTCAACATGCGGCGCTACGGGGGCCTGCGGAAGTACATGCCGGTCACCTTCGTCACCTTCGGCCTCGGCTACCTCGCCATCATCGGCTTCCCGGGCCTGTCCGGCTTCTTCTCCAAGGACAAGATCATCGAGGCGGCGTTCGCCAAGGGCGGCACCGAGGGCTGGATCCTCGGCGGCGCGGCCCTGCTGGGCGCGGCCCTCACCGCGTACTACATGACGCGCGTGATGCTGATGACGTTCTTCGGCGAGGAGCGCTGGCGCGAGAAGCCCACCGCCTCCCCGGCCGAGCCCGACGTGGAACCGGCCGCCGAGGAGCGCGGAGAGCACGCGGAGCCGCACCCGCACGAGTCGCCCTCGGTGATGACGATCCCCATGATCGTGCTGGCCTTCGGCTCGGTCTTCGCGGGCGCCTTCTTCGGCGTCGGGAACCGCTTCCTGCACTGGCTGGAGCCCGTCACCGGGCACGAGGAGGGCAACTCCCCGGTCAGCGCGGCGGCGGTCACCGCGGCCACGCTGGTGCTGCTGGTCGTCGGCGCCGGCATCGCCTACCTGCAGTACGGGCGCCGTCCGGTCCCGGCCACCGCCCCGCGCGGGTCGCTGCTCACCCGGGCCGCCCGGCGCGACCTGCTCCAGGACGACTTCAACCACGTCGTCCTGGTCCGCGGCGGCGAGCACCTCACGCGCTCGCTGGTCTACGTCGACCACACCCTGGTCGACGGCGTCGTCAACGGCTCGGCCGCCTCGGTCGGCGGTCTGTCCGGACGGCTGCGGCGGCTGCAGAACGGCTACGCGCGCTCGTACGCGGTCTCCATGTTCGGCGGTGCGGCGGTGCTCATCGCCTTGACCCTGCTGATGAGGGCGGTCTGA
- the recQ gene encoding DNA helicase RecQ: protein MGGTAVMTDVGVPAAGGDGEALATLHRVFGYDAFRGEQETIIEHVVAGGDAVVLMPTGAGKSLCYQIPALVRPGTGVVISPLIALMQDQVDALRALGVRAGFMNSTQDFDERRMVEAEFLAGELDLLYLAPERLRLEPMRELLSRGKISVFAIDEAHCVSQWGHDFRPDYLALSLLGERWPDVPRIALTATATHATHREITERLGMPDARHFVASFDRPNIQYRIVPKAEPKKQLLSFLREEHPGDAGIVYCLSRNSVERTAEFLSANGIEAVPYHAGLDAGTRAAHQSRFLREDGLVVVATIAFGMGIDKPDVRFVAHLDLPKSVEGYYQETGRAGRDGLPSTAWMAYGLNDVVQQRKLIQSGEGDETFRRRAASHLDAMLALCETAQCRRGRLLAYFGQDAAAEACGNCDTCLTPPETWDGTVVAQKVLSTVWRLERERRQKFGTGQIIDILLGKRTAKVIQFDHDQLSVFGIGDELAEGEWRGVVRQLLAQGLLAVEGEYGTLVLTEESGEVLWRGREVPLRKEPKKPTTSRSSGGGRGERKARAAAPDLPAELVPSFEALRAWRADQAREQGVPAYIIFHDATLREIATAHPTTVAELGAISGVGEKKLATYGEGVLGALASLSGEGEGEGKGEGKAEGEI, encoded by the coding sequence ATGGGCGGGACGGCTGTGATGACCGACGTGGGCGTACCGGCGGCGGGCGGTGACGGCGAGGCGCTGGCCACGCTGCACCGGGTCTTCGGATACGACGCCTTCCGCGGCGAACAGGAAACGATCATCGAGCACGTCGTGGCGGGCGGCGACGCCGTGGTGCTCATGCCGACGGGCGCCGGGAAGTCCCTGTGCTACCAGATCCCCGCCCTGGTCAGACCGGGCACGGGCGTCGTGATCTCCCCGCTCATCGCATTGATGCAGGACCAGGTGGACGCCCTGCGGGCGCTGGGCGTGCGCGCCGGGTTCATGAACTCCACCCAGGACTTCGACGAGCGGCGGATGGTCGAGGCCGAGTTCCTCGCCGGCGAGCTGGACCTGCTCTACCTGGCTCCCGAGCGGCTGCGCCTTGAGCCGATGCGCGAGCTGCTCTCCCGCGGCAAGATCTCGGTCTTCGCGATCGACGAGGCGCACTGCGTCTCCCAGTGGGGCCACGACTTCCGCCCCGACTACCTCGCCCTGTCCCTGCTCGGCGAGCGCTGGCCCGACGTGCCGCGCATCGCGCTCACGGCCACGGCCACGCACGCCACGCACCGGGAGATCACCGAACGGCTCGGCATGCCGGACGCCCGCCACTTCGTGGCGAGCTTCGACCGGCCCAACATCCAGTACCGCATCGTGCCGAAGGCGGAGCCGAAGAAGCAGCTCCTGTCCTTCCTGCGCGAGGAGCACCCCGGTGACGCGGGCATCGTGTACTGCCTGTCGCGCAACTCGGTGGAGAGGACCGCCGAGTTCCTCAGTGCCAACGGCATCGAGGCCGTGCCGTACCACGCGGGCCTGGACGCGGGCACCCGCGCCGCCCACCAGTCCCGCTTCCTGCGCGAGGACGGCCTGGTCGTGGTCGCGACCATCGCCTTCGGCATGGGCATCGACAAGCCGGACGTCCGGTTCGTCGCCCACCTGGACCTGCCGAAGTCGGTCGAGGGCTACTACCAGGAGACCGGCCGCGCGGGCCGCGACGGACTGCCGTCCACGGCCTGGATGGCGTACGGCCTGAACGACGTCGTCCAGCAGCGCAAGCTGATCCAGTCCGGCGAGGGCGACGAGACGTTCCGCAGGCGGGCCGCCTCCCACCTCGACGCGATGCTCGCGCTGTGCGAGACCGCCCAGTGCCGCCGGGGCCGGCTGCTCGCCTACTTCGGGCAGGACGCGGCGGCCGAGGCCTGCGGCAACTGCGACACGTGTCTGACCCCACCGGAAACGTGGGACGGCACGGTCGTCGCGCAGAAGGTGCTCTCCACGGTGTGGCGGCTGGAGCGGGAGCGGCGGCAGAAGTTCGGCACCGGCCAGATCATCGACATCCTGCTGGGCAAGCGCACGGCGAAGGTGATCCAGTTCGACCACGACCAGCTCTCGGTGTTCGGCATCGGCGACGAGCTGGCCGAGGGCGAATGGCGGGGCGTGGTGCGGCAGTTGCTGGCCCAGGGGCTGCTCGCGGTGGAGGGCGAGTACGGCACGCTGGTGCTCACCGAGGAGAGCGGCGAGGTGCTGTGGCGCGGGCGGGAGGTGCCGCTGCGCAAGGAGCCGAAGAAGCCGACGACGTCCCGGTCGTCCGGCGGTGGCCGGGGCGAGCGCAAGGCGCGGGCGGCGGCGCCCGATCTGCCGGCCGAGCTGGTCCCCTCGTTCGAGGCGCTGCGCGCCTGGCGCGCCGACCAGGCCCGCGAGCAGGGCGTCCCCGCGTACATCATCTTCCACGACGCGACCCTCCGCGAGATCGCGACGGCCCACCCCACCACGGTGGCGGAACTGGGCGCGATCAGCGGAGTGGGCGAGAAGAAACTGGCGACGTACGGAGAAGGGGTACTGGGGGCGCTGGCGTCCCTGTCGGGAGAGGGAGAGGGAGAGGGAAAGGGAGAGGGCAAGGCGGAGGGGGAGATATAG
- the nuoK gene encoding NADH-quinone oxidoreductase subunit NuoK produces MNPVNYLYLAALLFTIGATGVLIRRNAIVLFMCIELMLNACNLAFVTFSRMHGNLDGQIIAFFTMVVAAAEVVVGLAIIVSLFRSRHSASVDDASLMKL; encoded by the coding sequence GTGAATCCCGTCAACTACCTGTATCTCGCCGCCCTGTTGTTCACGATCGGCGCCACCGGCGTGCTGATCAGGCGCAACGCGATCGTGCTCTTCATGTGCATCGAGCTGATGCTCAACGCCTGCAACCTGGCGTTCGTCACCTTCTCCCGGATGCACGGCAATCTCGACGGCCAGATCATCGCCTTCTTCACGATGGTCGTCGCCGCCGCCGAGGTCGTGGTCGGCCTCGCGATCATCGTGTCGCTGTTCCGTTCCCGCCACTCGGCCTCGGTCGACGACGCCAGCCTGATGAAGCTGTAA
- a CDS encoding NADH-quinone oxidoreductase subunit M — protein sequence MSFPLLTVTAALPAVGAVATAAVPAARRTAAKWLALAVSLATLGLAIAILVRFDPDGDRYQLTESHSWISDFGVRYELGVDGIGVALLALTALLIPFIVLAGWHDADPLETGSRRWRPTQGFFALILAVEAMVILSFEATDVFLFYIFFEAMLIPLYFLIGGFGDRAHQGGEETASTQRSYAAVKFLLYNLAGGLIMLAAVIGLYTVTGNFSLQEIAEARANGSLDMSTSTERWLFLGFFFAFAVKAPLWPLHTWLPNAMGESTAPVAVLITAVVDKVGTFAMLRFCLQLFPEASKWATPVIMVLAVISIIYGALLAVGQRDIKRLIAYASISHFGFIIMGIFAMTSQGQSGATLYMVNHGISTAALLLVAGFLISRRGSRLIADYGGVQKVAPVLAGTFLIGGLATLSLPGLAPFVSEFLVLVGTFTRHPVIGIVATFGIVLAALYTLVLYQRTMTGPVKAEVATMPDLKVRELVVVAPLIVLLLFLGVYPKPVADLVNPAVEHTMSDVHKTDPKPDVEAAR from the coding sequence ATGTCCTTTCCCCTGCTGACAGTGACGGCGGCGCTCCCCGCGGTGGGAGCGGTCGCCACGGCCGCCGTGCCGGCCGCGCGGCGCACCGCGGCCAAATGGCTCGCGCTGGCCGTCTCGCTGGCCACCCTCGGCCTGGCCATCGCCATCCTGGTCCGCTTCGACCCGGACGGCGACCGCTACCAGCTCACCGAGTCGCACTCCTGGATCAGCGACTTCGGCGTCCGCTACGAACTGGGCGTCGACGGCATCGGGGTGGCGCTCCTCGCGCTGACCGCGCTGCTGATCCCGTTCATCGTCCTGGCGGGCTGGCACGACGCCGATCCGCTGGAAACGGGCAGCCGCCGCTGGCGACCCACCCAGGGCTTCTTCGCGCTGATCCTGGCGGTCGAGGCGATGGTGATCCTCTCCTTCGAGGCCACCGACGTCTTCCTCTTCTACATCTTCTTCGAAGCCATGCTGATCCCGCTGTACTTCCTCATCGGAGGCTTCGGGGACCGCGCCCACCAGGGCGGCGAGGAGACGGCGTCCACCCAGCGGTCGTACGCCGCGGTGAAGTTCCTGCTCTACAACCTGGCCGGCGGGCTGATCATGCTGGCCGCGGTGATCGGCCTCTACACGGTCACCGGGAACTTCTCCCTCCAGGAGATCGCGGAGGCGCGTGCCAACGGCTCGCTGGACATGTCGACGAGCACCGAACGCTGGCTGTTCCTCGGCTTCTTCTTCGCCTTCGCGGTGAAGGCGCCGCTGTGGCCGCTGCACACCTGGCTGCCCAACGCCATGGGGGAGTCCACCGCCCCGGTCGCCGTGCTCATCACGGCGGTCGTGGACAAGGTGGGCACCTTCGCGATGCTGCGGTTCTGCCTCCAGCTGTTCCCGGAGGCGTCGAAGTGGGCGACCCCGGTGATCATGGTCCTCGCGGTGATCAGCATCATCTACGGGGCGCTGCTCGCCGTCGGCCAGCGCGACATCAAGCGCCTGATCGCCTACGCGTCGATCTCGCACTTCGGCTTCATCATCATGGGTATCTTCGCGATGACCAGCCAGGGCCAGTCCGGCGCGACGCTGTACATGGTCAACCACGGCATCTCGACCGCCGCGCTGCTGCTGGTGGCCGGCTTCCTGATCTCGCGCCGCGGCTCGCGACTGATCGCGGACTACGGCGGGGTGCAGAAGGTCGCGCCCGTGCTGGCCGGCACGTTCCTGATCGGCGGCCTGGCCACGCTGTCGCTGCCGGGGCTCGCCCCGTTCGTCAGTGAGTTCCTGGTCCTGGTCGGCACCTTCACCCGGCACCCGGTCATCGGGATCGTCGCCACCTTCGGCATCGTTCTCGCCGCGCTCTACACGCTCGTCCTGTACCAGCGGACGATGACGGGCCCGGTGAAGGCGGAGGTCGCCACGATGCCGGATCTGAAGGTGCGCGAGCTGGTGGTCGTGGCCCCGCTGATCGTCCTGCTGCTCTTCCTGGGCGTCTATCCGAAGCCCGTCGCCGACCTCGTCAACCCGGCGGTCGAGCACACGATGTCCGACGTACACAAGACCGATCCCAAGCCCGACGTGGAGGCGGCACGGTGA
- the nuoN gene encoding NADH-quinone oxidoreductase subunit NuoN — protein MSTAAVHSLWTTAAASADPISKIDAPKIEYGQLSPTLIVLGAALIGVLVEAFVPRKNRYYAQVFVSVVALCAAFAAVIALAADGFGTTKAHVAAMGAISVDGPSLFLQGTILLAGLLGVFTFAERRLDPAAHGNRVDSFAAQAASVPGSDSEKAAVKAGFTTTEAFPLLLFAIGGMLVFPSANDLLTLFVALEVFSLPLYLLCALARRKRLMSQEAAVKYFLLGAFASAFTLFGIALLYGYAGSVSYARIAQVVEGTVTNVDPALAGTMGNDALLLVGAAMIVMGLLFKVGAVPFHMWTPDVYQGAPTPVTGFMASATKVAAFGALLRLLYVVLPGLRWDWRPVMWAVAIVTMLGGAIVAITQTDIKRLLAYSSIAHAGFILAGVIATTPSGISSVLFYLAAYSFVTIGAFAVVTLVRDAGGEATHLSKWAGLGRRSPLVAAVFAVFLLAFAGIPLTSGFAGKFAVFKAAAEGGAMPLVVVGVISSAVAAFFYIRVIVLMFFSRPNPEGPTVAVASPMTTMAIAAGVAVTVVLGVAPQYFLDLASQAGVFVR, from the coding sequence GTGAGCACAGCAGCCGTCCACAGCCTGTGGACAACCGCGGCGGCCTCGGCCGACCCGATCTCCAAGATCGACGCACCCAAGATCGAGTACGGGCAGTTGTCGCCCACCCTGATCGTGCTGGGCGCGGCACTGATCGGGGTGCTCGTCGAGGCGTTCGTCCCGCGCAAGAACCGGTACTACGCGCAGGTGTTCGTGTCCGTGGTGGCGCTGTGCGCCGCCTTCGCCGCGGTGATCGCCCTGGCGGCCGACGGATTCGGCACCACCAAGGCGCATGTCGCCGCCATGGGCGCGATCTCCGTCGACGGACCGTCCCTGTTCCTCCAGGGCACGATCCTGCTCGCCGGACTGCTCGGCGTCTTCACCTTCGCCGAGCGCCGGCTCGACCCGGCCGCGCACGGCAACCGGGTCGACTCCTTCGCCGCGCAGGCCGCCTCCGTGCCCGGCAGCGACAGCGAGAAGGCCGCGGTCAAGGCCGGGTTCACCACGACCGAGGCGTTCCCGCTGCTGCTCTTCGCGATCGGCGGCATGCTGGTCTTCCCCTCCGCCAACGACCTGCTGACGCTGTTCGTGGCCCTGGAGGTCTTCTCGCTGCCGCTGTACCTGCTGTGCGCCCTGGCCCGCCGCAAGCGGCTCATGTCGCAGGAGGCCGCGGTCAAGTACTTCCTGCTCGGCGCGTTCGCCTCCGCGTTCACCCTGTTCGGCATCGCCCTGCTGTACGGGTACGCGGGCTCGGTGTCGTACGCGCGGATCGCGCAGGTCGTCGAGGGCACGGTCACCAATGTGGACCCGGCGCTCGCCGGCACGATGGGCAACGACGCGCTGCTGCTGGTCGGCGCCGCGATGATCGTCATGGGGCTGCTGTTCAAGGTGGGCGCGGTGCCGTTCCACATGTGGACCCCGGACGTGTACCAGGGCGCCCCGACCCCGGTCACCGGGTTCATGGCCTCCGCGACGAAGGTGGCCGCGTTCGGCGCGCTGCTGCGATTGCTGTACGTCGTCCTGCCGGGGCTGCGGTGGGACTGGCGGCCGGTGATGTGGGCGGTGGCGATCGTCACCATGCTGGGCGGCGCGATCGTCGCGATCACCCAGACCGACATCAAGCGGCTGCTGGCGTACTCCTCGATCGCGCACGCCGGCTTCATCCTCGCCGGTGTCATCGCGACCACGCCGTCGGGCATCTCGTCCGTGCTGTTCTACCTGGCCGCGTACTCCTTCGTGACGATCGGCGCCTTCGCCGTGGTCACGCTGGTCCGCGACGCGGGCGGCGAGGCCACGCACCTGTCCAAGTGGGCCGGGCTCGGCCGCCGCTCGCCGCTGGTGGCGGCGGTCTTCGCGGTCTTCCTGCTGGCCTTCGCGGGCATTCCGCTGACCTCCGGGTTCGCGGGCAAGTTCGCCGTGTTCAAGGCGGCGGCGGAGGGCGGCGCGATGCCGCTGGTCGTGGTCGGCGTGATCTCCTCGGCGGTCGCCGCGTTCTTCTACATCCGGGTGATCGTGCTGATGTTCTTCAGCCGCCCGAACCCCGAGGGCCCGACGGTCGCGGTCGCCTCCCCGATGACGACGATGGCGATCGCCGCGGGCGTCGCCGTCACGGTCGTCCTGGGCGTGGCCCCCCAGTACTTCCTGGACCTGGCGAGCCAGGCGGGGGTGTTCGTGCGCTGA
- a CDS encoding NADH-quinone oxidoreductase subunit J: MTPLATLAAPLDGGTTLAAYSTSTGEAVQFWILGTVAVLGALCTVFMRRAVHSALSLAGTMIILAVFYLANGAYFLGIVQIVVYTGAIMMLFLFVVMLVGVTAADSLKETVKGQRWLALLCGVGFGVLLLGGIGNASLTEFDGLGEANAGGNVQGLAALIFTKYVFAFEITGALLITAAVGAMVLTHRERTERARTQRELSEQRVREGKHLPPLPAPGVYARHNAVDIAGLLPDGTPSELTVNRTLRERGQVRDVSREALSDLKALEQRSEERLERTRSGEGTQ; the protein is encoded by the coding sequence ATGACCCCGCTCGCCACCCTGGCCGCCCCCCTCGACGGCGGCACCACGCTCGCGGCGTACTCCACGTCCACGGGCGAGGCCGTCCAGTTCTGGATCCTCGGCACGGTCGCCGTGCTGGGCGCCCTGTGCACGGTGTTCATGCGGAGGGCCGTGCACAGCGCGCTCTCGCTGGCCGGCACCATGATCATCCTGGCGGTGTTCTACCTCGCCAACGGCGCCTACTTCCTGGGCATCGTGCAGATCGTCGTCTACACCGGCGCGATCATGATGCTGTTCCTGTTCGTGGTGATGCTGGTCGGCGTCACGGCGGCGGACTCCCTGAAGGAGACCGTCAAGGGCCAGCGCTGGCTGGCCCTGCTGTGCGGCGTCGGCTTCGGCGTCCTGCTCCTCGGCGGCATCGGCAACGCCTCGCTCACGGAGTTCGACGGCCTGGGCGAGGCCAACGCCGGCGGCAACGTACAGGGCCTGGCCGCCCTGATCTTCACCAAGTACGTCTTCGCCTTCGAGATCACCGGCGCCCTGCTCATCACGGCCGCCGTCGGCGCCATGGTGCTCACCCACCGCGAGCGCACCGAACGGGCCCGCACCCAGCGCGAGCTGTCCGAGCAGCGGGTGCGCGAGGGCAAGCACCTGCCGCCGCTGCCCGCCCCCGGCGTGTACGCCCGCCACAACGCGGTGGACATCGCCGGTCTGCTGCCCGACGGCACCCCCTCCGAGCTGACCGTCAACCGGACGCTGCGCGAGCGCGGCCAGGTCCGTGACGTGTCGCGCGAGGCGCTCAGTGACCTGAAGGCCCTGGAACAGCGCTCCGAGGAACGCCTGGAGCGCACGAGGAGCGGGGAGGGCACACAGTGA
- a CDS encoding Uma2 family endonuclease: protein MSVAPKASEPSWPMPPEGGWTADDLDRLPNLPPHTELIDGSLVFVSPQTLFHTRTIDFFTWQLQSLAPAAFEVIREFTIDIDRQNRPEPDVVVVSADVVRDPEQTRFPAEAVLLAVEVVSEDSVSRDRETKPLKYARAGIAHYWRVENEKGRAAVHAFELEPTTGAYTSLGIFRERMKVDAPFPLDLDLTGIRMRREPSE from the coding sequence ATGAGCGTCGCACCGAAGGCCTCCGAGCCCAGCTGGCCGATGCCACCCGAGGGCGGCTGGACCGCCGACGACCTGGACCGGCTTCCGAATCTGCCTCCGCACACGGAACTGATCGACGGGAGCCTGGTCTTCGTGAGTCCGCAGACCTTGTTTCACACGCGCACCATCGACTTCTTCACCTGGCAACTACAGTCTTTGGCGCCTGCCGCCTTCGAGGTCATCCGCGAGTTCACCATCGACATCGACCGCCAGAACCGGCCCGAGCCGGACGTGGTCGTGGTGAGTGCGGACGTGGTGCGGGACCCGGAGCAGACCCGGTTCCCGGCGGAAGCCGTCCTGCTGGCCGTGGAGGTCGTCTCGGAGGATTCCGTCTCCCGTGACCGCGAGACGAAGCCCCTGAAGTACGCCCGCGCCGGGATCGCCCATTACTGGCGGGTGGAGAACGAGAAGGGCCGGGCCGCGGTGCACGCCTTCGAGCTGGAGCCCACCACCGGCGCGTACACCAGTCTGGGCATCTTCCGTGAGCGTATGAAGGTGGACGCCCCCTTCCCCCTGGACCTCGACCTCACCGGTATCAGGATGCGCCGGGAGCCCAGCGAATAG